In Roseibium algicola, the DNA window ATGAATATTCCTTGCCGAGCGTGGTGCCGAAAAAGGGCGGATCGTCGGAGTTGAGCGTGATCTTCACGCCCTCCTTGCGCAGCATGTTGACCGGGTGGAAGCGCAGGTGAGTGTAGACGCCCAGAGCGATGTTCGACCCGGGGCAGACCTCCAGCACGATCTCCTCGTCGACAAGGCGCTTGACCAGATCCTTGTCCTCGATTGCCCGCACACCATGGCCGAGACGTTTCACACGCAGGAATTCGAGTGCCGCGGTCACACTGTCCGGACCGCCGAACTCGCCCGCATGTGCCGTCGTGCCCAGTCCGGCATCCGCCGCCATGCGGAAGGCCTTCGCGAAATTGGCCGGGTGGCCGGAGCGTTCATCCCCGGCCAGGCCGAAGCCCGTGACCAGAGGATGCGGATTGCCGATCACTTCCTTGATGACCCGTTCGACGGAGGCCGAACCGAAATGGCGTACACCGATCGCGATCATTCGGCCTTCGATGGCAGTGTCTGTCTTGGCGCGCTCGATCCCGGCGGCCAGTCCCTCGACATAGGAGCGGTAGGACAGGCCGGCGGCCTGAGCGTGGTCTGGCGAGATGAAGACCTCGCCATAAATTGCCCCTTCCGCCGCCAGCATGCGGAAATAGGTTTCCGCAAGCAGGGCATAGTCCGCCGGTGTCCTGAACACCGAACTTGCAACGTCATAGGCTTTCAGGAAGGTGGTGAAGTCGGACCAGATGTATTTGCCGTTACCGTCGAGGACGGCCGAAACATCCTCGCCGCGCTTGTCGGCAAGGCGCTTGACCAGGGTCGGTGGCGCCGCGCCTTCGATATGACAATGCAATTCCGCCTTCGGTACCGTGATGGCGTCGCTCATGTCCCGCGGGTCCTCATTCGAGTGTGTGGCGGGCCGGTTTTCCGTCTTTCCGCAGAAAGGACGGACGAGTGGCCCGCGGTTATTGTGCCCGATTCACCGGATTGCCGGAATGCGGATGCGGCTACAGAAAACTCGTGCCGTTCGGCCCCACCGCAATGCCCAGATGATCGGCGATACTTTCACCGATATCGGCATAGGTCTTGCGACCACCGACGCTTCTGCCTTCGAGACCCGGACCGGTTGCGATCACCGGGACATGTTCGCGGGTGTGGTCCGTGCCACGCCAGGTCGGATCGCAGCCGTGATCTGCCGTGAGGATCAGGAGATCACCGTCCTTCATCCTGGCAATCATTTCCGGCAAGCGGCGGTCGAAATGCTCCAGTGCGGCTGCATATCCCGGAACATCCCGGCGGTGACCGTAGAGGGAGTCGAAATCGATGAAATTGGCGAAGATCAGGTCGCCATCGGCAGCCTGGTCCATGGCCTCCAGCGTCTTGTCGAACAGCTGGTCATTGCCTGCGCCCTTCAGCACCCTGGCAACGCCCTGATGGGCGAAGATGTCGGATATCTTGCCGACGCCATAGACCGTGCGTCCTGCCTCTGTCAGACGGTCGAGCAAGGTCGGCTCCGGCGGTAGCACCGAATAGTCACGCCGGTTGGCGGTGCGCTGGAAAGTGTCCGAAGTTTCGCCGACGAAGGGCCGCGCGATCACCCGGCCGATGTTGTAGGGATCGGCAAATTCACGCGCGATCTCGCAAAGTTCGTACAGCTTCTCCAAACCATAGTGTTCTTCGTGGGCGGCGATCTGGATGACGGAATCCGCCGACGTATAGAAAATCGGCTTGCCCGTGCGAATGTGCTCTTCGCCAAGTTCGGCAATGATCACCGTGCCGGAGGCGTGTTTGTCACCCAGGATGCCGTTGAGGCCTGCCTTCTCGCTGATCTTTGCAATCAGCTCTTCCGGGAAGGTCGGGATCGTTTCCGGAAAATAGCCCCAGTCGAAGCGCACAGGCACACCGGCGATTTCCCAATGGCCGGACGGCGTGTCCTTGCCGTTGGAAACTTCGGCAGCATAGCCCCACAGGCCTTCCGGCTCGCCATCGAAATCCAGGCCCGGCACGTCCTTGCCGGTGGACAGGCGCCCTGCCGCGCCCAGGCCGAGCCGGTCCATGTTAGGAACGTTCAAGGGGCCGGAGCGCAGACCGTCCTTGTCGCCCTCACCGGCTGCACAACGCGCCGCGATGTGGCCCAAAGTGTCGGCCCCGGCATCACCAAAGGCTTCCGCATCCGCGGCACCGCCGATACCGAAACTGTCCAGAACGCACAGAATTGCACGAGGCATGGACATCTCCTCAAATTTATCATTGCCGGCCGGTTCGGCCGGAGAGGTTCCGGGCGACCATTCGCCCGGCACGCATTTTCCCGGTCAGGGCGCGATGCGCTCGACGACGCTCGGCCTGTCGATGACATCGGCTGCGGAGCCGATGGTGTAGGCTTTGCGCACCGCGACGGCTGCTTCTTCGGCCTCTGCCTCGGTTCTGGCATGGACAATCGCCAAGGGCGCATCCGCGTCCACCGTGTTGCCGACACCGGCAAGACTGGTCAGGCCGACGGACGGATCGATCACGTCTGCCGCCGCCCGGCGTCCACCGCCAAGCGCGACGACCGCAACGCCCACTGCCCGGGCATCCACACCCGTAACGACGCCGTCTTGTTCGGCGTAGACCGGCGCTTCCACCGACGCCTTGGCAAGATAAAGTTCCGCCTTTTCCATGAAGTCGGCAGGTCCGCCAAGCGCATGAACCATCTGGGCGAACTTCTCAGCCGCCTTGCCGCTCTGAAACGCTTCACGCATCATGCCGGCACCGGCCTCCGCATCAGCGGCGATGCCGCCGGAGGCAAGCAGTTCGCCGCCTTGTGCCACGGTGACATCCCAAAGGCGGTTGTCGATGGCCGTGCCTTTCAGAAAGTCGACAGCGTTCTGCATTTCAACCGCGTTGC includes these proteins:
- a CDS encoding phosphopentomutase; the protein is MPRAILCVLDSFGIGGAADAEAFGDAGADTLGHIAARCAAGEGDKDGLRSGPLNVPNMDRLGLGAAGRLSTGKDVPGLDFDGEPEGLWGYAAEVSNGKDTPSGHWEIAGVPVRFDWGYFPETIPTFPEELIAKISEKAGLNGILGDKHASGTVIIAELGEEHIRTGKPIFYTSADSVIQIAAHEEHYGLEKLYELCEIAREFADPYNIGRVIARPFVGETSDTFQRTANRRDYSVLPPEPTLLDRLTEAGRTVYGVGKISDIFAHQGVARVLKGAGNDQLFDKTLEAMDQAADGDLIFANFIDFDSLYGHRRDVPGYAAALEHFDRRLPEMIARMKDGDLLILTADHGCDPTWRGTDHTREHVPVIATGPGLEGRSVGGRKTYADIGESIADHLGIAVGPNGTSFL
- a CDS encoding adenosine deaminase produces the protein MSDAITVPKAELHCHIEGAAPPTLVKRLADKRGEDVSAVLDGNGKYIWSDFTTFLKAYDVASSVFRTPADYALLAETYFRMLAAEGAIYGEVFISPDHAQAAGLSYRSYVEGLAAGIERAKTDTAIEGRMIAIGVRHFGSASVERVIKEVIGNPHPLVTGFGLAGDERSGHPANFAKAFRMAADAGLGTTAHAGEFGGPDSVTAALEFLRVKRLGHGVRAIEDKDLVKRLVDEEIVLEVCPGSNIALGVYTHLRFHPVNMLRKEGVKITLNSDDPPFFGTTLGKEYSSVTETFGWSFDDQMEVTRTAIEAAFCDEPTRKRLLVRLESAKQAPTG